In a single window of the Canis lupus familiaris isolate Mischka breed German Shepherd chromosome 2, alternate assembly UU_Cfam_GSD_1.0, whole genome shotgun sequence genome:
- the CCL22 gene encoding C-C motif chemokine 22: MASLKTPLLAALVFLVLTLQATEAGPYGANVEDSICCRDYIRHPLPLRLLKYFYWTSDSCRRPGVVFLTVKDREICADPRVPWVKKLLQKLDP, translated from the exons ATGGCCAGCCTGAAGACTCCGCTCCTGGCTGCCCTTGTCTTCCTTGTTCTGACACTTCAAGCGACTGAGGCAG GTCCTTATGGTGCCAACGTGGAAGACAGTATCTGCTGCCGGGACTACATCCGTCACCCTCTGCCCCTGCGTCTGCTGAAGTATTTCTACTGGACTTCAGACTCCTGCCGGAGGCCTGGCGTGGT cttCCTAACTGTCAAGGATCGGGAGATCTGTGCTGACCCCAGAGTGCCCTGGGTGAAGAAGCTTCTCCAGAAGCTGGACCCATGA
- the CX3CL1 gene encoding fractalkine precursor: MAPPPLSWLLRLAALCHLTALLAGQHLGVKKCNVTCHKMTSEIPVALLVHYQRNQESCGKPAIILKTKQNRIFCADPKERWVQKAIAHLEHQIAVTIRNGGTFEKQIGVGEPRTTPATRGMDRSAVTEPKSTQENSGQEAQRASGTSPELSTGVADSRGTRFPSTSKAPDGGPPAGSQKTEFFSAATLTATTSQQSSAAYKPGSGLWTEGKASEALPTQASSTQASSTQAPSTQTPSTQASSTQAPPTQAPSTQTLPTHAPPTHAPPTPTPTISHTASENRVDPEGRPVWIKGDNPTPENSLGPKEMSSLSAHMDAFRGPDHTPHLSTVLVSSPGVPSREPVASGSWVSKAEEPIHATVDPQRLGILITPVPDSQAATRRQAVGLLAFLGLLFCLGVAMFAYQSLQGCSRKMAGDMVEGLRYVPRSCGSNSYVLVPV; this comes from the exons ATGGCTCCTCCACCTCTCTCGTGGCTGCTCCGCTTGGCTGCCCTCTGCCATCTGACCGCGCTGCTGGCCG GACAGCACCTCGGTGTGAAGAAATGCAACGTCACCTGCCACAAGATGACCTCGGAGATCCCGGTGGCCTTACTGGTCCACTACCaacgaaatcaagagtcctgcGGGAAGCCTGCCATCAT CTTGAAGacgaaacaaaacagaatcttcTGTGCTGATCCAAAGGAGAGATGGGTTCAGAAAGCCATAGCACATCTAGAACACCAGATTGCTGTTACAATTCGAAATGGCGGCACATTCGAGAAGCAAATTGGTGTGGGTGAGCCCAGGACCACCCCAGCCACCAGGGGAATGGACAGGTCTGCGGTCACAGAGCCCAAATCCACCCAGGAAAACAGTggccaggaggcacagagggcCTCGGGAACTTCCCCAGAGCTGTCAACGGGAGTGGCTGATTCCAGGGGGACCAGGTTCCCCTCCACTTCAAAGGCTCCGGATGGAGGACCGCCAGCTGGGTCCCAGAAAACTGAGTTTTTCAGCGCTGCTACCCTCACTGCCACAACGTCCCAGCAGAGTTCTGCTGCCTACAAACCTGGGTCGGGCCTCTGGACTGAGGGAAAGGCATCTGaggccctccccacccaggcctcctccaCCCAGGCCTCCTCCACCCAGGCCCCCTCCACCCAGACCCCCTCCACCCAGGCCTcctccacccaggccccccccacccaggccccctccaCCCAGACCCTCCCTACCCACGCTCCCCCTACCCAcgccccccctacccccacccccaccatttCACACACAGCCTCAGAGAACAGGGTTGACCCCGAAGGCCGACCTGTGTGGATCAAGGGAGACAATCCCACGCCAGAGAATTCTCTAGGGCCCAAGGAGATGAGTTCCCTTTCAGCTCACATGGATGCTTTCAGGGGGCCTGATCACACACCCCATCTCTCCACAGTCCTTGTCTCCTCTCCAGGtgtccccagcagggagccagtgGCCTCAGGCAGCTGGGTCTCCAAGGCTGAGGAGCCCATCCACGCTACCGTGGACCCCCAGAGGCTGGGTATCCTCATCACTCCTGTCCCCGACTCCCAGGCAGCTACCCGGAGGCAGGCAGTAGGGCTGTTGGCCTTCCTTGGCCTCCTCTTCTGCCTGGGTGTGGCCATGTTTGCCTATCAAAGCCTCCAGGGCTGTTCCCGCAAGATGGCAGGGGACATGGTGGAGGGGCTTCGCTACGTCCCCCGGAGCTGTGGCAGTAACTCGTATGTCCTGGTGCCCGTGTGA